The nucleotide sequence GATCGGCACAAAACAGCACCTAAAgaatgggaggaaaaaaaactggtagTTAAAATAGATACAATGTGTGGAGCAGGTCAATGACAGATGCACTTACAGACTGTGCCCATCCAGCATAAGGACCCCACAGATTCCTGAAGAAATCCCCTATAAACAAGTGTAATGACAAATTACTGTGAGCTGAACTAGGtagattctttaaaaaaaaatccagagaaGTAAAATGACCACAAACCGATGTCTTTGTGAATCTTATCTGTAAGGCTTTTGGGTTCATTGGTTGCAGCGTATTTATAGTCCCGCTTGGCAATTTGCCACACGTGGGTGTCAACTGGCACAGCGTCTGTCTTATCCAGTGACATCAGACATACACAATCTGCCACCTGAAGTATCACACATATCCAAGGGTCACCTGATAGAAGTTCCTGTTGGACCTTGTTGCCATTTCATTCACTGTACCTTAATGCCCACCCCAGGGAGGGCACGGAGAGCATCACGGGCCTCCACATATGGAACACTGCGTAGAGTTTCAAGCCATTCAGGACCATGCTGGTTTAGAATCTGCTTTGCACTTTGCTGCACGAACCGAGCTCGGTAACCAAAACCGAGTTCTCTGAGGCATGATTCTACACCGCTTTCTGCAATGCACAGGATACTTGTTTTCTTAGCCATGACACCTCATTAAGTGCAAAGGATGTACTGTATCAAATGTAGACACTGCTGTTAAAATTCCAACTTATTGCAGAATAACAAATGAGACCGTtatatttcagtttttccattaagagtttggaaaacaatctgtcaaactcaattaaaaagatgtaatattttAAAGACCATAATAAAATCTCACAAAcccatataccgtattttcacgactataaggcgcacttaaaagtcttaaattttctccaaaatagacagtgcgccttataatacagtgcgccttatatatggaaaaaatgtcattcgttgagggtgcgccttataatgcggtgcgccttatagtcgtgaaaatacggtaagcaaAGGTGTTATGGTTAGACAAAATGAAGGATGACATTTTATGTCCAAAATATAGAATCTTAATCTCttttgattttggtaaaaagtaaaaaaaatgcaatggaatTTTCTGTCAAATAAAGTACAATTTAACAAGAAACTTGAAATAGAAACATTTGATTTACTTTGGGAAAGATTGTCTCCTAGGTCTTGAATTTGACCATTACATAAGTGACAAACAAAACCGATTTGTTTTATATGAATTAGTAAATGATGTACCTGCTAACGCAGACAGAGAAGGAAAGTCATAGTATGATGTTTCATCCAGCTGGCAGAGAAAGTTACCCCGAGCCTGACACAACCTCTCCACCATGCCTTGGATACGAGAAATGTGGTTGTTCGAggtacaaataaaagaaaaaaggcatTCAGTGGGGTCCTGTCGGAGCATTCGCACACCTGTTGAAAGAAAATTCAAAGCAGATTGAATACGAGTAATTAAGTGACGCCGAGAGGTGATGCAAGAATCCACTGACCGGTGAAGATGTCAGCAATTCTCTTGAAGTGGGTGTCTCTCTCGCCCCATTTCTTGAACAGATCGCTCAGGTTCACTTCTAGTTGGAAGTAATCTCTCAGAGTGGCCTCATCCTTTATGTCATTCTGGAGGTTTATGTCCTCATTCACTGATCTTTCACATTTGACCAGTGACTTCTTCTCATTAAGGAAAACACCAGCATTTCCTAGCTTCTCTTCTTTACTCActtgtttgtcattttctttgtatACGTGATACCACAAAGTATCATCTGTCTGAGTCAGTGTCCACACTCTTCCTCCGATCACTCCCGTCCAATGGTCATCTGCAGTCTctctccagctggaggaaaatatagaatatttttttaaaggtagtGTGAAGTAAcatttaagaggaaaaaatatgtcggggcggcccggcggatgagtggttagcgtgtaagcctcacagtgggagacctgggttcaaatccaggttgatacacctgtgtggagtttatatgttctcctcgagcctgcgtgggttttctcttggtactccagtttcttcccacattctaaaggcatgcatggtaggctgattggacactaaattgcccctaggtatgagtgtaacgtgcatggttgtttgtctcgttgtcccctgcgattggccggccaccaattcagggtgtcccccgcctctggcccgaagtcagctgggataggctccagcacccctgcgaccctagtgaggataaagcggttcatgaaatgagatgagaaatctGTGTTGACCTACCGGAAAGACTGTCCACATGCAAGAATGAGATCAAGTCGCAGCTCTGATTTGTCACAAGCTAGAGATCTCCACCTGTTTACGCCCTGTGACAGAACTGCATGAGTTGCTATagctttaatcattttttttacatatttactgGAGGAATAAGAAAAATTGCACAGCACCACTGAAGCTATTTGGTTTGGTGCCGGATGTTTGAAGACATCACACCGGATGTCAACAGTGTCCCTGTCAAAAGTTGTGTCAAAATAATGTACATTTCCATATAAATTTTCCTTAGGTGGAAATCTCCCACAAAGTTGATAATATTTTTGAGGAGTGCACAATTTGATTCACGGACATAAAAACGCATCACAGCGTTACCAAGTCACATAGAATCTATGTCACAGATTACAGATAAAATGTTGCAAGGACAAAATGGCAGTTTGTTTTCGTTTAAAATAAGCAAATGAGCTTGTGCTCACcaagaaatataaatatttgaaaaatgtctgGAATTATTTTCTGACGCAATATTTCTTCGTGTTCGTTCACCTTTTATGATAAACACGTTATGATTGGCTATGTTATTTTCAGTAGGCGGTCTTCTAGTATACCCATGTATGATTGGTTGAAATAGTCCTTACCCTTTACTCCAATTGGTTCATATTATTTCTCCTCCTTCTCCCTTGCAGTCTACAGGAAGCATTTCTCTCTCTGAAGCGGTGATTCCGTACGGCTGTAGCGTGTCTGTTCCCCTCTTTAGAGGAAAGTGGAAAAATGGACGATACATCGACACTTTTTCTGTCTATCGGGCTCAGTGAGCAGAAAGTGAAAGAAACACTGAAAAATACGGCTTTGAGTACCACCCTGAAGAATGCAATCGTCCAGGTTTGACACATCTATTCGTGGAACTCTAAGGACAGCTGTGACAGTGACACACTCGCTTCATATCTTGTCacaacaatcatttaaaaatatattcataattaATTATATTTCCTGTAGTCGATCTTTAACTAAACCACTGCCTTGTTAAGGGCTTTCACATGGACACTCGGTTTTTCATTTCTAAATACTAAGACACTTGATGATCATGGGCAAGTTTATTGTTCTTCATGGGTAAGTTTATTgttcttcattattttttagtgcATTTATGTTTGTCTGTAGGCTCGCAGTGTCAGTGGATCAGCAGAAATGGACAAAGCAACGGGTACATTGTTGTACAATATGGCCTCTCGACTGAAGGACTCAAAACGTCTAGTGTTCCTTGCAGAAAACATAGCTCAACGCAAGATAACCACTGAGCAACAACTCGCAGGTAACTCCATAAATCTGTCACATGCTGTAAAACCACACCCACAGACACGCAGAATATATGGGGTTTAATTACAGCCTAAGGCAGACCCTGTGAATCAGGGgtagagagccatatgtggctcttctgATGGGAGCTCTTCGCTaaactgtgaggtaaaatatgtatttaaaaagttGGTGACAGAGccccgaatgcaccaataggagcgtcacgTCGGCACTGTGGCGCTGACGCTATACCTCTAACTTCAATCATCCACATTAAACTTTTCTGAATGCATATTTTCATTGAATAGCAACTGCGTAACAAcagtgttgtcaaaataattcaatgagcacttaaaaaatggttaaaaaaaacacaactaccccccccccccctcccccccatcgcatctcattttcacatttttactcttAAATCCTGTggatggctctcaaggaatgacatttgaaaataggaattgtttatagcTCTCTGTATCAAAAAAGCTCCCAACCCCTGATGTAAATTGTTGCAATAAATGCCCTTACTTTAGTTGATAGGAACATTAATAAACAGGTAATGATTGACAATATTGGAAAATAactgacattacattttttggagtgtgtttacaatatatttgcaGCATTAAAAATCTGATTACTGAGGACTTTGGTCATGCAGGAAATCAGTTATTTAGATTATTATTTACCTATCATACACTACTACTGCTTTTAGTATTATATCAggtttacatttgaaaaaagaaaccaaaCCACATTATTTGTGGTAACTCTTAACAACATAAGTATGCTTTATGATtacccacaaaaacaaagacaattcTCACacagagactttttgcattctTAATCTGCAGCTGCTTTGGAATATGTCAAGACTCACCCTCAGGACCCCATTATCCAGACTGAATTTAATGAAGCCTGTGGAGTGGGTGTGGTCATTACACCAGAGCAGATCGAAGATGGCGTAAGCACGCACTCTCACAAACAACTTTTGAGTTCGCTGTATACATCTGTAAAAAGGAATCGTTGTGCAGGTGGAGTCTGTGATCAAAAAGCACAAAGAACAGCTTGAAAAAGAGAGGTACCACTTCAACATGGGTCTGCTAATGGGTAGGATCACTCACCAAAGAGGGCAAATACTTCCAAAGCTTTTGAAGCTACACAAACAGAAGGGCAAAATTGTTGGTTTGGTGTTGCAGGAGATGTACGTGCCGCTTTAAAATGGGCTGATGGGAAAGCTCTCAAAAATGAGGTGGACATGCAGGTAGGTCAAAGTGTATTGCAAATTATGAAGTGAAATGTCTGCCAAATAAATTTGATTGGCTTTTTAACCTCATTGAATGTCCCTTTTATCATAAAGGTCCTACATCTTTTAGGACCCAAGACGGAGGTTGACCTGGAGAAGAAATCAAAGGTAAGAAGATACCTTCTGGAATACTTTTTGCAACAAATGAGTAATGCACGAGCTGGGCtagctcttttttttcatatacacTTTTGATTATTCAGGTTGAAGCAAACAGCTTTCCCTCAATTTGTAATATCTCATTTGTATGGGGGGAATAAGGAAAATATTGCCCATTcaataaacatgattttctgtttttctctcAATACCATGAAGCCCCAGAAAATTAAAGCTGACAATGAGGTGAAGGCGAAAAATGAGGAAGTGACAGTGAATGGTAAGTTGCAAGATTGACCGTTAAATTTgtgtatttcaattttaaccacGTGTTTTTTAGGCGAGGCCACTACACCTGTGGAAGGAAAGTCACTTATGGAGCAGCTCAGAGGAGAAGCTCTGAAGTTCCACAAACCAGGTGAAAATGGAAGCTACTAGAAATCAAGACATAGCAAATTCCTTCCATAATGTACTATCAATACCGTTTATTGACTAATATGCAGGTGAGAACTATACAACTGAGGGCTATGTGGTTACACCAAACACTATGGACTTGCTGAAAAAGCACTTGGAGCTTTTTGGTGGACAGGTGAGTTCAcatgaaaagtaaaaacaaaacgaCTCAACAAAAGAAAGCACAAAATAATGATGACAAAATCCTTATAGATACGTACCCGTTTTCCTCCGGAGCCTAATGGTATTCTTCACATTGGGCACGCCAAGGCCATCAACTTCAATTTTGGTTATGCAAAGGTATCTCTCACCTCTATTTTGATCTCTTACAGTCGTTTAACCAGTGTGGCTTTCTTTTTAAACCTCCACTCTTTTCCAGGCAAACAATGGTATTTGTTACTTGAGATATGATGACACCAATCctgagaaggaggaggaaaagtACTTTACTGCCATTAAAGAAATTGTGGAGTGGCTGGGTGAGTTTATGAGTTGTCTACTTGTGACGCTCATTAGGTTAACAGTGTTGTGTCTTTCACAGAAGGAaattaaagatggaaattagcctttggctacaatcttacatattttcatatatatatgttcataaatataaacattaatatgtgctgtccttatcaaataaatcaaacacaCAGGTTATACGCCATATGCAGTCACACACGCGTCGGACAACTTCCAGCAACTTTATGATCTCGCATTGGATCTGATTCGCAGGTGAGCACAAATAGTATGTTTATTTTGAACGGGAACAGAAAATGGAAGATTTTTTCATTGTTGCCATTGACTCCCCTTCCTAGAGGTCACGCGTATGTGTGCCACCAGAAGGGTGAGGAACTAAAGGGTCACAATCCTCCTCCGTCACCTTGGAGAGACCGTCCAATTGAAGAATCGTTGGTTTTGTTCGAGAGAATGAAAAACGGGATGTTTGCTGAGGGAGAGGTTACACTTAGGATGAAGATGGTGATGGAAGATGGGAAAATGGACCCTGTCGCATACCGGATAAAATATACGGCCCATCATCGAACAGGAGATAAATGGTAGGCTAGTTGACTCTTTAGTTATCTTTTTGACCATATTAATACTTTTAAACCCATTTCCGGAATGTTTCGTTCCAGGTGCATTTATCCCACGTATGACTATACTCACTGTCTGTGTGACTCAATTGAAAATATCACACATTCTCTCTGTACCAAAGAGTTCCAGGCCAGGTAGAGGttaatccctttttttctattattctttcttttttggaaGTATGCTAAATTAATTTCTTGTCTAAATTGTCATCACTATTTTTGTTGTCAGGCGATCATCATATTATTGGTTATGCAATGCTTTGGACCTGTACTGCCCTGTTCAATGGGAATATGGTCGTCTGAACCTCACCTACACAGTTGTGTCAAAGAGAAAGATCATCAAATTGGTGGAGACGGGGGTGGTCAGGTAACGTGTTGAATGGCCAAATTTGTAAGAGATATTGACACctgttaaggtttttttttttttttaattagcccTAGAATTACTTCCAACTGTTTGTTGCTACTCTGTTGTTGTTTACAGGAAAACTTTACTTTAGAGAAAGAATATTACATGTGTATTTAACATACTTGCATACCTTTTGAAAACCTGCAAACCTGGTTGTAGAGAGgttctcatgtttttttttaaatatttttttgtgtgaagttCACAGAAATGATTACCATTGTGTTATTATatgcatttttatgaacaatGCCTAAATGTAGATTCTTACGGTCTTGAAATACAGTTGTATCaaacggaaaaaaatacattgcaatTCAGTGCAATGGCAGATACAAATTTATGTCCAGCCTTGGTTAAAATGTGGTTAAAACTAGATATCATATTAACTATATTTTTCATACCTTTTGGAAGCACTGTTTTGCCTTGTGAGATGATGTGTCAAGAAAAGTGTGCTCATTGAGGGTAACCCTTCTTGAGCAAAGTATTAGCCATTAACCTAAAATGCTCTATCTAATTGCAGAGATTGGGATGACCCTCGCCTATTTACTTTAACCGCACTTAGAAGAAGAGGCTTCCCACCAGAGGCAATCAACAACTTCTGTGCTCGGGTATGTAgtcaaataaagaaataaagtaGTCGCTTGTAACGCTTTTGTAAAACATGAGTTTTTGACATGTTGGTAGGTTGGTGTCACAGTTTCCCAAACGACAACCGAACCACATCTTCTTGAATCGTGTGTCAGGGATGTACTCAATGAGACGGCCCCACGAGCAATGGCTGTGCTGGAACCTCTTAAAGTCACTATAGTGAACTTTCCTGAGGGCACAAAGGTATGCTTCATCTCTTGTATTTTGGCTAGGCTCATGCTTTTCACTTTATCAACATAGAGCAGGGAAATTACGTATCGTTTTTCAGCATGCCTTCTAGACGCACCTTTTCTACTACTATATGTTTTCAGATGACCTAATGCTTTGGTCATGATGTCTCTACAGGCTGCCTTTATGTTCTGTCTTTTTGATCTAAATGTCGCCCATCTTTTCCTTTCAGTCAGAAGTCAGAGTGCCAGACTTCCCTGCTAATGAGGCCAAGGGAAGCCACACTGTGCCATTTAAAAGCACCATCTTCATTGAACAAAGTGACTTCAAAGAGGtttgaaacacaaaaagacTTATTTCTCACTCGATATAAAAGTTGACCATTTACTGTTTTGGTTAAGGTAATAGAGAAAGGCTATAAGCGTTTGACCCCAGAACAGCCTGTAGGACTAAGGCATGCTGGGTATATCATCTCTGTAAAGAAAGTCATCAAGGTACTACTTAGCAGGTTTCATTTGAACTTTTTCCGCGAATGTTTGCGCGTATGTGAAAtgcaaacactttttttgcaggACGCACAGGGAAAAGCGGTGGAACTGGAAGTGAACTGCTGCTGCACTGATACAGCAGAGAAACCAAAGGCCTTCATCCACTGGGTCAGCCAGCCACTTGAGTGTGAAGTACGCCTCTACGACCGGCTGTAAGTGATCATTCTAGCTTACAGTGGATATTATACAAGCACAAAGTcccgtggaaaaaaaagaataattgtaTTCATTATATACTGTTTTGTTGCACTCTTTTCTGTCATTGTGTATATCTCGAAACACACAATGCCATAGTTTTGAATGCTGGTATTTCTAATTGTATGGGAATTGTAGCCAGTTTCCCAGTTTTTGGAAGACCATGTTATAGTTTAATACAACTAATTATTAACATTCTGCGTTGCAAAAATATCTCTTCAAAAGAGTGTCTAGTTTCTAAGAAAAATATCTCATCAGAGTTAAAATAAGATACAATCCCTTTTGAATTTGGTCAGatatacaatatatttattGCTAGTTCTACCACCagattttattactatttattcGTAAAATAGTAACTTTTTCAAGtgaattgttattttctttattagTGGCTAATTCTTTCCCAATTTAATATCAGAGCATTCACCACCTCATAATTTAGATGTTTCATTAAAGGCTTATTTAACACGATAAATACTAATAGAAGTAATGACCCCAAATTTCCAGTGAACATACTATGTAACACTGATGTTAACAAATTGTAAAATAACCTAGTTTTTAGCACTCTGGTCATAATACATTATTAAAGTTATCAGTTATGAATATTGTTGACATTATCTGATGAAAAACGTGGCCATGCCGCAGCGTTCATTTGTACTACAAAAAACCAAGTGTTGACTGAAGTGTTTGAATCCTGCCATTTTTGTAGATTTCTACACAAACATCCTGAGGATCCAGCTGAAGTCCCCAACGGCTTCCTGAGTGACATCAACACAGTAACTGGCCTTCATTTTTACAGCGTACTTTCTTGTGTTgacatattcatggtttaaaaataacttcttcttttttcttttaaatgtagaATTCTATGCAAGTGATCAACAGTGCCTTAGTTGATACGTCAGTCAAGGGAGCAAAAGTTCTTGACAAATTCCAGTTTGAAAGAGTTGGCTACTTCTCCATGGACCCCGACAGCACTGCAGACAAGGTACAGTACAATTGAAGAGCTGCCGAACGCCCGATATGACAAAATAGAGGACATTAGCTTCGATAGGTATATGAGAGTTGGGATTTTGTTGTGGAAATGATGTATTTCCTCTTATCTGGTTCTATTTTGTATTCActgacaactattttttttccagctggTCTTCAACCGAACAGTTACTCTTAAAGAGGATCCGGGGAAGATTTGAATGTCAGATTGTGATCAAGCTTCGTATACTGCTTCCCAAGAGCCCACAGATACATGAAATCATTTGCATCTGCCATGGATAAAGCCAGACAACTGCTTTGGTTAAGATTGAAATAAATCAGATCATATTTGGGAACTGTGTTTTTCCCAATtcctaaattagatttttttttattactcattATAGTTTACAGCTAAGGTACTGTATTTACTATTGAACCCTGTCATTTCCGAAGAAAATTTTCAGTATTTATAATTGCTCACAACgcaaatcaaaatatcaatatactACTGTCTCTTGTGTGACACAAGGATACTTTTGAATATAAATGCACAAAATATTACCTCTTTTATACCAGCAAGGGTGCTCTCGTGTATCatggaaaattaaaatgtattacagtTTGTGTCTGGTTTCAATAATtgttacaaacaaaaatacactcAAGACCCAAACATTTACTCTTGTGTCACAACATCATACCATCAGCAAAAGGAAATTCTACTCAATTCAGTCTATTCCTATGGACCAAATTATAGTGAAAAGTATAGTGAAATGAATGCAATGAAATGCAAAAGGAAATTCTACTCAATTCAGTCTATTCCTATGGACCAAATTATAGTGAAAAGTATAGTGAAATGAATgcaatgaaataattttaaatttttcttgTATACATGGTATGAAGATATAATATTGCTCAGTTCGAACTGCTTTAAGTGATTTtcaattaattacatttaaaaacaaaatgtcatttaacaTAGTAATGGTAACTGTGGTGGTTagtgcataataataataataataataataataataataataataataataataataataataataataataatgataataataatgataataatagtaaaaataataataatatgaataataattagaatgataataaaaataggAATAATAATAGGAATAAAAGCCCTAGCCAATTCCTGACAATAGAGTTACAACAATTAACCCTTGCTGATCAAGTTTTGATTAGTTAATCCAAGATGgtcaaaatgcaaaatgaacTAATTTCTAttgtttgtgaaaaaaaatctaaatgtttaaTCAACAAAATTGTAATACagcaaaaatatttctttttaaatagaattgaattattttattgtcattttccaaGTACAacgagatttaaagcttcaccacgaaGTGTACAAATATCCACATACAAAcagaagtagtcaacatatgtaatcaacaacaacataagtagggaagtgcacaaataaaaacaaacttacgaacaaatgaataaataaataatgataaataaataagtcataaataagtagttaacataaTATATAGGTTTTAGTCAACATTATATTACATTCTTattatcatcataatcatcatcatcattgtgttattattgttataaatatcattattattgttattatattatcATTAGAGTTAACACTTTTTTAAGGTAGACCGCTATCACATGGGTCAATCATTGGCGCATGTTCAGCGCGTGGCGTCTTTAACCAACGCAAGCACGCTGCGTGTTTTCGCGAAATCGCCCGTTTCAAAGCCTCGCGAGAGCCGGTCATGTTCACAACTCGCCTTCCGATTGGTCTGGGGGTACTGTTGTAAAATGGCGCCCTGCGAAATATAAGTagtccagaaaaaaaggaaaaaaatctgtctcCAGCTAGAAAATTATACCCCAAAGAAGGAGCCCAAAGTCCATAGACACAATTTTAAACACTTGATTCCTCGACGAATAAGAAGCAACGGGTAGAGAAGACGCCGGCCCGAGACTCGGCCCCGTTGAGGAAAAGAGGTAGCTTATGCTATCGAGTCTGCAAAACCTTTGGCAGCTAGCGACGCAGCTAACAGTAAACACAGTAGGTGTAAAGCTACTATCATAATTGTTATCGCCCCTTCATATGTACTGCTCTTTATGTAGTAGCCACGTGTGAAAGGGATGCTTTTAAGTAAAAACACCAAGCTCGCCCCACACCTCGCCTTTTATGGCTTTCTTtagccaaaaacat is from Stigmatopora nigra isolate UIUO_SnigA chromosome 1, RoL_Snig_1.1, whole genome shotgun sequence and encodes:
- the ogg1 gene encoding N-glycosylase/DNA lyase; its protein translation is MIKAIATHAVLSQGVNRWRSLACDKSELRLDLILACGQSFRWRETADDHWTGVIGGRVWTLTQTDDTLWYHVYKENDKQVSKEEKLGNAGVFLNEKKSLVKCERSVNEDINLQNDIKDEATLRDYFQLEVNLSDLFKKWGERDTHFKRIADIFTGVRMLRQDPTECLFSFICTSNNHISRIQGMVERLCQARGNFLCQLDETSYYDFPSLSALAESGVESCLRELGFGYRARFVQQSAKQILNQHGPEWLETLRSVPYVEARDALRALPGVGIKVADCVCLMSLDKTDAVPVDTHVWQIAKRDYKYAATNEPKSLTDKIHKDIGDFFRNLWGPYAGWAQSVLFCADLKKFQHLKESPLLKRAKKDCDSESMVTCKKSCSKTVKKSTVKNRKAKSASQKKQKPST
- the qars1 gene encoding glutamine--tRNA ligase, with protein sequence MDDTSTLFLSIGLSEQKVKETLKNTALSTTLKNAIVQARSVSGSAEMDKATGTLLYNMASRLKDSKRLVFLAENIAQRKITTEQQLAAALEYVKTHPQDPIIQTEFNEACGVGVVITPEQIEDGVESVIKKHKEQLEKERYHFNMGLLMGDVRAALKWADGKALKNEVDMQVLHLLGPKTEVDLEKKSKPQKIKADNEVKAKNEEVTVNGEATTPVEGKSLMEQLRGEALKFHKPGENYTTEGYVVTPNTMDLLKKHLELFGGQIRTRFPPEPNGILHIGHAKAINFNFGYAKANNGICYLRYDDTNPEKEEEKYFTAIKEIVEWLGYTPYAVTHASDNFQQLYDLALDLIRRGHAYVCHQKGEELKGHNPPPSPWRDRPIEESLVLFERMKNGMFAEGEVTLRMKMVMEDGKMDPVAYRIKYTAHHRTGDKWCIYPTYDYTHCLCDSIENITHSLCTKEFQARRSSYYWLCNALDLYCPVQWEYGRLNLTYTVVSKRKIIKLVETGVVRDWDDPRLFTLTALRRRGFPPEAINNFCARVGVTVSQTTTEPHLLESCVRDVLNETAPRAMAVLEPLKVTIVNFPEGTKSEVRVPDFPANEAKGSHTVPFKSTIFIEQSDFKEVIEKGYKRLTPEQPVGLRHAGYIISVKKVIKDAQGKAVELEVNCCCTDTAEKPKAFIHWVSQPLECEVRLYDRLFLHKHPEDPAEVPNGFLSDINTNSMQVINSALVDTSVKGAKVLDKFQFERVGYFSMDPDSTADKLVFNRTVTLKEDPGKI